Sequence from the Megalops cyprinoides isolate fMegCyp1 chromosome 9, fMegCyp1.pri, whole genome shotgun sequence genome:
CTTTAATTTTGCCTTTGAAAAAGATCTAAGGAACAtcatcttgttttttgttgttcattttatgttgttttgatttttgttttcatgttcgTCCCCTGTCCCTCGAAACTTCGGAAGACAAATTTAGtctcattaaaatatatataaaaattatatatatgaaAACCTTTTGTTTGCGTTTgtcatcattttattattttagccCGTGTCCGTGTTTTGTCTTTCAGGGTGTtgagcagggggaggggatgTTGGAGagtaaagtgtgtgtatgtatgtatgtgagagagaggcaaggaAACTTGTGTGAGACCgtgtgtatttgtcttttttgcatttgttttttctttttttcttactgcGCGATGCGCTCGCTCTGAATGTTCAGAGCTCTTCATGTGGCAATAAGATTGGTGCGCATTGTAAGTGCGTCCAGTGAGTACCTGTTGAAGTCCACCTGAGCCTCCTGTTCCTCGGGGTCTCTAGTTtgccttcctgtcctctgcCGCTGCCACATCTTATCAGATGAAAGATAAACGGGAGGGGATTGGTTTCTCCGGAATCCACGCCGAGTTACAGAAACACCCAACACCCGCGGAGCAGAAATACACCAGTAGTGTTACTGCCTTCAATCAGAGAAATCGCCACTGGGTGGTGTTCAGGTTGTACATGTACCCAACGCGCGCTGGTGCCTCTTATTGAATGTGAATCCACTGAGGCCTCCAACTTTTCTTGAAGTCTGCACCTCTTATATGGGCATCGTGATTTCTCATGCTCCACACCAAACAGGAAATCAGGTACAATATGAAAGACTATGCGCAGACAGACAAGGAAATGAACAATAAAGAtatcctctctgctctctgtcaatACAACGTCTGGGAGAACTGTACCCTTTGAAGGGGAAGAGATTAACAGCTTTTTAATGATACGTGTAGATTTACCGTGGGTTTCGGCAGCATCGGTTTATTGAATGTGACAAACAGCGTTCGCGATTGttcttcccccttttttttctcctttttttgggggtggggggtggggggggggggggggggtgggggtgattGATCAATATGGATGTGGACAGCAATCAAAAAGATTATGGCTAACTGGTCTGTTACCTGCTAAATGATTGTTATAGTCATTAGGTTTACCATAATTGTTATACTGTCTAGAACAAGCATATGTGCTATTAAAACTCCAACTGGCTCTAGATTTCtcgtctgtgtgcgtgtttttttcACTACATTCTTTTCATCAATAGGTTCATTTCATGTTCTTCTGAAACCTGATAAATGTACGGATAACATTTAACATAGTGGGTTccataactgaaaaataatttcacaattgCCGTTTTCGTGACTTTTGGTCTTGATTATGAACCTTACAAATCAAGCGTTCCACCCACTAATCAAGTAATCAGCTGTGTTTATTAGCTGCTGCTTCGTCGCGTTTTCAAACTTTGCACAACTTTACACCGCACGGCCGCTGGAAGAGCTTTGGCCGCCGCGCACGCTGAAAAATCACCTCCTCCCGCACGAATCGTCATGGCCCAAACCGGTTTCTGCGATTCCAGGCCATTGTTGGACCTACACAAGAAGGTGAGCTTTGAAATCTTCGAAGTATCGTGTTATTTGCTGAGAACAACTGGAATTGTTGTGTATATCATGGACCGTTTGCACGTTGATAATGATTACTGACCAGGCTCACACCTGTGATGCCACGGGCAAAGGCGAGCGCCTGTATGGTAAAACTCCCTTTTATTTACGAAGAGATCCACACAGAAACTGAATTTGCATCTTTCGGGAAGGTGGGCCTTTGGAAGCTGGTCAGAAAACGTTAAACTGAAGACGTTTCTTATTTGTACAGCAATCACCCTTTCAAGAATGTGGCTTTCTCAGTCTCACCATCTTGACTATGACCTAGTCCTAGATCAAACTAATGTACCTTATCCATTGTTGGACTGTCCTCTGTCCCAGGCAGGGGAAATGACTGGTAATTGCTTGCAACTGGGGCACTAACTGTACAGGTAATGTTAGTTAATGCTCCCTGTTCATGGATGCTTTAAAAAGCAATCTTGGCTAACTTGTTGAATGAAGTGCTAGAAAAGAACCTTGCCTTTCACACCAGTTACACCATAAACTAAAGCATCTAGCAGCAGTATGATCACTCTAGGTATAACTGCTAAGGGACCAAGCATTGTGAAGTTTGATCACTTGGAATGGGGATATGGGGGCATATTGCTTTCGTGTTGGCACGCTATACACTTCTGCATGGTTGAAACCAGCTTGTGACAGCGTCTGACCAATCGGAGCGGGGACAAAGAAGCACTGTGTCATGTTGCATCGAGTCGAGTGCTGGTGTgggggttttttggggggggagtaAAAGGGCCCTTTGCTGTTTTGGTTGCAGACGGAGGAGAGGCGTGCTCCCCTGCGGACCAGGGCCAATGCCTGCGTCCCCAAGGAGCGGCGGCTGCTGGCCGACGCCGAGGAGCCCAGGGGGGGCCACTGCACGGCCAGGCCGGAGCACAGATGGGTAATGAGAGCAGTCCTTTCTCATTACTCCCTTGTACAgcatccccccctccctgtctgcctgtgctttgaaatcattttccatttgtctAGTTACTCTTCCCATATTACTGTTGAACGCTAATCGTTTCTGCGCTGGCGTTCCTGCCTTTATCTCATTAAGTGTGTGAGCTGGCCCCACTTTTGCGTGTCTTCAGGTAAGGAAGCTGCCAGCGTCTGAAGACGGGGTCATCGAGGACTACGCGGAGCAGAACGGCTCTGCACGGACAGGTCAGGCCACGGTATCCCTGCATGCCACCCTCTGTGGCCGTTTGCATTCTGAAGGTGCCACAAGCTCAGTGGGAGGGGGGAGCCAATGTAGCTCACCTTTTATTCCTAATTCCTAATTTATTCTCTATTTATTCCCTTTACCTCCTAAAGTCTGAGAGATAGATGAGACTGGGCCGGTTTCACAGCTGGTGGCGTCAGCGCGTTAACGCTTTGACTCTTCCGTAGGTGGGCGTGAGGAGGAGGCCCTGCTGCTGCGCCTGCACGGGCTGCACGGCCTGACGCGGCTGGGCACGGCGGTTCCCGGGCTCCTGATGAGGGAGCTGGAGGCGGCCATGTGCACGCTGGGCCTCATCTACGACAAGACCTACGCGTGGGACATCTTCTCAGGCATGATGGTGAGGGACGAGCCGGCCGTTCATACGGCGTGTGAAGAATTCGCTGAACCCCTGGCTCCAAACGGCATGATGATCTGTTGCCGTACGGGGGAAACTGCTTTCCCATAACTTGGACAATTCTGCTGCAGTGTCACGACCCAGCCACTGGGGGGGGGAGATTTTCATGTGGTTCCAGCTCATCCCACCCCAGCAGTTAGTCCCAGCCCCACTGTCCTTCATTGATCTGTGTGATGATGTaccttttctctccctgtcttagAGGTGTCAATCACACTACACCTTCCCAAATGCAGAGCTGCCACGCCCCTTCACCGATGCCACCCGAGCTATCCTGGTGGACTGGGTGACCCAGGTCCATGTGAGTGGTGACTCCCTTCCTGAACTCTCCCTTGGTCCTCTGTCGGCTAGACCTTGCATGCACCctgtacatacaaaaaaaatgcacgTGCATTACAGAGAAGGACTCCCTGCCAGAGTCACTGCCAAGATGTACTATTTGGTTCCATGAGCTTTTGTATGCTAGTTCTGAGCTTGTAAACTGAGTCTCTTTGGGAAGTGTACTGTATTGTTGCAAGTGTGGTGGATTGATTTTAATTGTAACAATCTTATACATTTATACCCCTGCCTGTgttgtcacccccccccaccccatcatTAGAAAGTGTTCAACTTCTCAGAGGAGACTCTGTACCTGGCCGTGCACCTGCTGAACCGTGCTCTGCGCCAGATCAAGGTGCAGACGTCcaacctgcagctgctgagcGCCGTCTGCCTCTTCCTGGCTGGCAAGAAGGAGGAGTGTGTGCTGCCGGAGGTAGCCCACAGGCGCGCTCCAGCCCTGCACGTTCTCACGCTCTGTCTCACTTTGaattctctcccttcctctgcctGTATCAGCTATTTTCTCCACTTTACTTTTCCTGTCCATTTTCGAGCATACGAAGGAGTGCTCGCAAAGAAGCCaaggaacatttcaataaatgtcaGGACACTTGAAATTAGTCTATTTGGAGATGCTAAAATGGATTATGCATGAATTTCATTGCCAGGGCATAGTAGGGCAACAGTTGTAAAAGGTGTACATTTTGCAGTTgtagaaacaaatgaaaagagcGGGTTGTATTGGCTGttccctcccctctgtccctgCCAGATTTCGGAGCTCTGCTTCCTGATGGATAACTGCTACAGCAAGCGCAAGCTGCTACACATGGAGCAGCGCGTCCTGTGCGACCTCAACTTTGACATCTCCTACTGTCCGCCCCTGCACTTCCTGCTGCTCACCGCCCGCATCGCCCGCTGTAGCGATAAGGTCAGGGGACCCCACTCCCCGAACTGCTCCCGGTGCGACCCCTCCCAACCCGCGCTCACCTTCCCCTGTGTCCTGCCTAGGTGGTGTGGATGGCCCGCTACCTGCTGGAGCTGTCGCTGCTGGAGGGCCAGTGCGTCGTGTTCCAGCCCGCGCAGCTGGCCTGCGCTGCCCTCTGCCTGGCGCGCAAGGTACTGCAGGAGCCAGCCACTCCCGAGGGAGAGGCAGCGTGGCGCCTGGCCACCAGTCTCCACGTCTGCAGGTAGCACCAGTCCTGTGCTGTCTTGTGTAGGAGTACCAGCCTTCCTCTGTCGGCCCCTTTTTTTTCCCGCCCCGTTTCTAACACGCCCCTGCTGACCTCTCCCTCAGTGAAGCCACCCTCCAGCGGATCATGCACATTCTGGCTGTTGCCGCGTCCAGGGCGGCGGGCCGGGAGACCCGCGCCTCCTTCGTCAAGTTCGCCACCGTCGAGACCCTGCAGGTCAGCACCCACCACGCCCtgcacagcgccccctgcctgCTGGGGCTGTCGGGACTGCAGGGCCGAGGCCAGAAGCGCGAAGGTCCCCTgaaaggggggtggggcggAGAGGCTGCACAGTACATGGGTGCACAGAGCTGAGTCAGGGGGGCCACCACCGGCATGTCGTACCTCACATCAGCAGTGCAGTGGACGACATGTTGAACCCCCAGATTGTAATGGCACTCTAGGCCCCTGCCACCACATGATATACAGTGCTTTCCAAAGATGTTGTTCATCCACAATGAGGAAATTCCCCTGGATTCATTTCATTGGCTCCTCCAGCTATTGATtctcccttttctcctttcctctaGGCTTTTTATGCTCTTATCTTTCAGTGaatcaaagaaaaagaattgTATTAAGATTGTTTAAATGGATGTCTCAGTTTTAGAGTAGTAAAAGTGAGGTAAATATTGTGCCACGTGTCAAGCTTGtaagaatgtttaaaatggtcACTTGTCTGAGACCGGTTTATTAAAGCActttgaaacatttgtttttagtgtttttggATGTCAGCATGCCTTAAGATTGGAAGGAGCTTTTaatcatgttaaaataaaaaatatcatgtctgatgcaaaatattaaaagtGCACTTTTTGCAAGATTCTGTGCCATCTTTTAATTTGCACCTATAGACATTGCTTTGTACTGCACTGATTTTTGTGCTTATGAACAAGGAATAAGTTTTTCTTAAGTATTTTTTTACCAGCAATAAGTCAATACTTAAATGTTGACTTGCTAATCATGTACTTTGTCTCCTTTCAAAGTCACCCCTACAATGTGAAATCTTCATGTGGTACCTCAGCTATTTAAACAGCTATCTAACATTCTGCAAACACAAATGGATTGTATGCCAGCCGTTCCTCTCAAAAAGCCATTTTTGTCACATGCTAGCAGTACTTCTTCATATTAGTTCCCCACAAACCGGTTGCCACTTTGGGATACTGCCCAGAGAATAAATATAACTCGCTAATAACCGTTTGGTCGGCAACGGGCACTATAATAAGATATGCATGAGGTGGCGTGCTTGATTCCGCGTGTACATGTGAATGTTCGAGCGGGAGGCCGTAAGCGTGGGagttttgtgaatgtgtgctcTCGGATGTTTTGCGTGCAGGCGGTGACGTTCGCCAGCCTTGAGGGATACGGACGTGTTCTTTAGCGTACGCATGGCGCGGTACATGTGCGCCTCCCGTGCGCGCCACGCCCCTGATTCACTCGGCTCACATGTCGCAGCACACCCGGGAAGCCCATTGGCGGAGCGCGCACGCCGACATCAGCGTGTCTGAGGAGGGCCACGTGGAGTTGTAGCCGAACAGCTGAGGGAATGTTTGAGAATGACGGGTTTGCGAACGCCTGCGTAAGCAGAGCACAACATGCGAATGTACAGATTCGTGTACGTCGCAGTAAGCTTTCCAAATACAATGACTTAAGATAAAGTAAATGAATCACGTGGTACTTGATTAGACATGCCAATCAAGTATCTACGTTATCTAATCGACAAATTGGCGACGTCTgcaacacacattacacatagCACGGTAACTAGAAATGATCGCTTGCCCCTAAAACtctgaatgtttattttcatgtaacaAAAGAGGTATATGTAGTTAGGCTGTACCTTCCGAGCGTGAAATGAGCGCGTTCTTTAAAAGGTATAGACAAATTCAGGGATGAAACATAGCTAGGTTACATATCATGTTAAAAACAGTAGCTGTAGTATACTTGATATGGCGTATGAGCTAAGGCTCATCTAGTCTTAATGACATAAGACTAGCTAGATTTCTTCCATTTATCGTTTCATCGCTTGTTCCAAGGTCTCCTCTATCGATTCTGGACACGgtaaaacaatgtaatgataaaacaaaCTACAGCACTCTgcacatgacatcacagactTGGTAACACAAATCCGCTCACCCTCACCAATATGGCGATGTCTTTGTCAATACCTCCAGCACCATGGACCACTCACGTGGACACACTGGTCCCCGCACATCCCACCCCTACACGTGATTCCTCACGGGATTGGCTACAGTAACGAATCTATTAACGTCACCGCTCTTGGGGGCGGGATTAAGAGGAGTCCAACTTTATGAACAGGAATCATAGTTGTCAATCACGATAAGGGGAGGGTGAAGGGGCGGTGTCTAGCTCAGGTGGGGTTCGGATCGGCAGTCGGGGGTTTCACCAACAGCCGTCAAACTTACAGGTACGGCAATCCAGCACTTCAGACATAAACCCCATGAAGATGCTGGGTCGAATCGGCTGGACAACACAAATGTGGAGATGATACGGCACAAGCGACCCGGTGgaagagctagctagctggctaggtACAGCCCTGGTCAACGGCAGGGCGAAAGTGACGACTGgataggtagctagctagcgttcAAGCTAAACAAACTTACATTGGCAAGGGAGAAGCTATTCAAAAGGTAAGATACATAATTAGTTTTAATAAAGTGGTTTATCGATTTACCGTTTACTGTCCTTCCTTAGATTAAAAAGTCTGGATTTTAACCATACAGTTTTCAAAGTCACTCCGACGTAGCTGGCTAGGTCGCTAGTTTGTTAGCTGTTTGTATGTCTTGCGAACTAGCTACCTGTTAGTTAACTAAACAGTGAGATGATGTTATCTAGCTGAACAGCTCGTTCACTAACTATAGTGCCTGTTAGGGTAGGTTTCTAGCCGGCTAAGTGAGTTGCCTGGAAGCTACCGACTGTTGTACagctaaaatgtttcataactGTGCCCATGAAATAATGACAATTGAGGCTCCGACTCCCCAGAGAATTAGCTAGGTATGTCGGAAttacgcctgtgtgtgtgtgtgtgagtgtgaatctgtgtgtatgtatgtgtgtgtgtttacgatTGTCATGCGAGGAAGTGAGTGGGATCTGTCGGCCTTATGTTCTCTGTGCCAAGTCACAGTATTACATAACGatcaggaggagggagggggagcgggCATCTGAACTGCTGTCCCGCCACAGCTGCTGCACGAACAATGCTGAAGAATACAGATCCGGAGAACAAGCTGTCGAATATACTGTGTGTGGTCACATCGAAAGCATTGcgtattttaaaatcacatcGAGACCGTTTCTGTTGCGAATGGAGGAAAAGCACATCTTTGGGGAAGAAATCATGGATTGGATAGAGAAGCtcttactgtgtgtgtaactTTTGAAGGCGATGATAACAAAGCGAAAGGTAACTATCTGATGGCGTGGACCGTGCAGGTGTTCACCGGGGTCATCCCGGGAACGGGGTGGGCTTTGAAGTGGGCTGGGTTCTATTATTAGCCACGCTGTCTGTGTCGCGCAGTCGCGCCGCGCCTCCCCGCACGGGGTGAAGTGTCGGACGGGAGGTGATGAGCGGCGGAGAGGCGAAACGGGGACGGTCCTCCGTACCTCCCGTTTccacattttaatgtttcaggTCTGGCTCTCCTTCCACTCACGCTCGTTCGATGTTTACTCTCCCGGCTTTCCTTGCCGTCaccagtggcggcgggtgagctgaaaacaggggaaacattactttcaacccgttcccctttatcctccttgattaacaataaaacaagtaattcgcagaataatcgacaccaatcacgtaattagaataaatcgTTATGatcgcgaaacaccgcagattgtctgaaatttgtgtgctattgcgaaagcaacagcatgagattgtttaacaaggatggcaatttgaataattaagtggcaactaatcccaaaACTtcctcttaaatgtttcacattatacctttattgtgttacaaaattcaaatgacaaaacggagctaaatgtagttttagtttaattaacgtccttgttaattaatctcacgttgtagctttcgcaagcacacaaactacagacaatctgcgctgtttcgcgagcataatcatttactctatctacgcgattggtgtcaattattctgtgaattatttgttttattgttaatcaaggaggataaaagggaacaggctgaaagcaatgatagatttaaaggtaatgttcgggcttcccctgtttccagctcaccgGCCGTCACCCTCCAACTGCATACTCCTAGGGCGTTGCAAGGATATCATCTGCATGGCAAAGCCCTTCCATGTATGCATTTGACAAAAAAACGAACATATGTTGATTtaacaaatataacatttttgGTTGACATACTCTCCTGTATCATATGCATAGACAGGGAAAGATTTGGACTCCCTGTCCCACCCCAGTTACATGTGAAAGCGGTCATTGTAATGACATGTATTAGTGCGCGTGTGCGGACTATCTCTCATGGAAAGTAATAACTCTGAAATGTGTGCAATTCTTATGGAGAATTTGTCGTGTTTTGCCTTGTGGCTAAGAATGTTTCTTAAGAGTCAACATTCTCACGCTCACCTTTATGGTCCCCACTCATCCCCTGAAACCAAGGAATGGGGCCAAAGCAAGTTGAACATATACTCTTCTGAGCATCTCGTTTCATATCAATGAAAAATTGACTCAAATTAATGACAACAAGCAAGCGACCTTCGGTAGATACTTATTGCagcagtttaaaatgtaaatttttgatttttttgtcactgtgtcaACTCCCATTCTAATGTGAATTCATGGTCCCACTGCAGTATCCACTCCAATACATAGTAGATAGTCCTCCCAAACCTTTCCTCACTGCAGCCCCAACTCTGAAAATATCCCTGCCATCCAGAGTGTTTCACTCATTATCATGGTAATTCTCATTATCAGTCGCAATTAAAAGTATAAGTTACATGGAAAATATTTGTTCCTACtgagaaaaacaataaataatacacatcAGAATTCTTTGCTGTTCAGTATTGCAGGGATgttaatgttgcttttattactGTTGGTTACAGGTGGAACATCATATTCTCGcagtatatgaaaaataattttttatctCTGGATATTGCTTGCcttaaaaacaaattcacaattcaaaacaaaaaaacacatttaataattaGAGAAGATGGCCATTGTATACACATATGGAAATGCTTCTGCCGTAATAATTCTATTGTTCATACAACAAGAATTACCCAGAGCATTACAGGTTGTGGTTGTTGCCAGCCTGCATGTAAAAACAGATCCAAAccatgatgcatttttttcatattgcttATACCTGCACCATATTGGCAGATATAGCAGTGAATGCAATTTCACCTTCACACACTTTGGAAGCATACCAAGAAAAGGTAGTTAA
This genomic interval carries:
- the LOC118782919 gene encoding cyclin N-terminal domain-containing protein 2; the encoded protein is MAQTGFCDSRPLLDLHKKTEERRAPLRTRANACVPKERRLLADAEEPRGGHCTARPEHRWVRKLPASEDGVIEDYAEQNGSARTGGREEEALLLRLHGLHGLTRLGTAVPGLLMRELEAAMCTLGLIYDKTYAWDIFSGMMRCQSHYTFPNAELPRPFTDATRAILVDWVTQVHKVFNFSEETLYLAVHLLNRALRQIKVQTSNLQLLSAVCLFLAGKKEECVLPEISELCFLMDNCYSKRKLLHMEQRVLCDLNFDISYCPPLHFLLLTARIARCSDKVVWMARYLLELSLLEGQCVVFQPAQLACAALCLARKVLQEPATPEGEAAWRLATSLHVCSEATLQRIMHILAVAASRAAGRETRASFVKFATVETLQVSTHHALHSAPCLLGLSGLQGRGQKREGGDVRQP